DNA from Flavobacteriales bacterium:
GCACCCGCACCCGCGTGAGCTTCGAGCTGGCCGAGAAGCGGCTCAGCGCCGATGTGGTCAACTTCAGCTCCAGCGGGAGCAGCGTGAGCAAGGGCGAGACCCTCATCGACACGGTGAACAACATCCTGGCGATGAAGGTGGACATGGTGGTGATGCGTCACCCGGACCCTGGCGCAGCCCTGTTCCTGAGCAGGCATGTGCGTGCGCGCATCGTCAACGCTGGCGATGGCACGCATGAGCATCCGACGCAGGGCCTGCTCGATGCCTACAGCATCCGCGAGCGGCTCGGCCGCGTGAAGGGCGCGCGCATCGCCATCGTCGGGGACATCCTGCACTCGCGCGTGGCCCTCAGCAACATCTTCTGCCTGCAGAAGCTCGGAGCGGAGGTGATGCTCTGCGGCCCACGGACCCTCATGCCCAAGGGCATCGCGGCGCTCGGCGTGAAGGTGGAGGCCGACCTCGACACGGCCCTGCGTTGGTGCGACGCGGTGAACATGCTCCGCATCCAGCTCGAGCGCCAGGGCGGCGACGGACTGGCCAACTTCCCGAGCCTCAGGGAGTACGCCATGCTCTATGGCCTTGACCTTGCACGGTACAAGCGCATCGGGAAGGAGGTGGTGGTCATGCACCCGGGCCCCATCAACCGGGGCGTCGAGCTGACCAGCGAGGTGGCGGATCATGCCAACAGCATCATCCTCGACCAGGTGGAGAACGGCGTTGCCATACGCATGGCCGTGCTCTACCTGCTGGCCGCGCGAATCCCACGGGCCGG
Protein-coding regions in this window:
- a CDS encoding aspartate carbamoyltransferase catalytic subunit; translation: MRQRSFDSATPPSEQLSVEHLLGIKELTPEDIELIFRTADGFKEVLGRPIKKVPSLRDLTIANLFFESSTRTRVSFELAEKRLSADVVNFSSSGSSVSKGETLIDTVNNILAMKVDMVVMRHPDPGAALFLSRHVRARIVNAGDGTHEHPTQGLLDAYSIRERLGRVKGARIAIVGDILHSRVALSNIFCLQKLGAEVMLCGPRTLMPKGIAALGVKVEADLDTALRWCDAVNMLRIQLERQGGDGLANFPSLREYAMLYGLDLARYKRIGKEVVVMHPGPINRGVELTSEVADHANSIILDQVENGVAIRMAVLYLLAARIPRAGV